TCCAAAACCTTTTGAGCATGGGAATTCATCTTGCTTTGCACGACTAGTATCACCTTGTCCAGCCTTTCTTTGTTAGCAATCTGACTCAGTATGCCAACAGCATTTTGTTTTCTCGTCTGAAAACCTTCACAGAATATGACCAGAATCTAGAGCAGGAAATAAAACCACAAGGATAAAAGTTAATAACCAAAGCAATCTGCAACTCAAAGAGCTTTACTAATTAATTACTGGCAAAGATCACCCGATTATGAAATCTACTGTGAACTTATTACCTGCATTCATTCTGCAAATATCTCATTTCCTAAATGTGCTTTCATTGAGTGCTAAGAGATTATGACCATCTTAAACAATTTGTGATAGAAACTAACAATTTCTTATCACTTTAGACTTGCCTAGAGACCTCTTATCTTGTGAAGCTTCAACTCCAGACCCTGCTATCTTCTATTTTAGAGCAATACAGTGTGTTTACAATTACAATAGAGTTTAGATCACCAATTCCCTTCAATTTACCCTTTACTCCGTAAAAATCAAGTTATAAACGTGAAACACCATAGAAACCTTTTCCATTGGAAACTGGAAACAACTTCTCTTTCACGATTAAGCATTCGCATCACAATCGATTTCAACCAAAACATAAAGCATCgctcacatttttttaaaaaaattacgaaATCACGACTCTAGCTTCGAAAATGAAGGATTTCCCGCAGATAAATATCAAACAAAAACACATTCACaactctttttcgtaaaatacAGAAAGCAGAACAACATACATTAACCGTTACAGCAccaaacaatttatttttaaaaattaatatacctTCCGCGAAGGATTGGAGACACGGTGAGCGGTGATGCGAAGGCGGTCGGCCTCCGGATGGTCGCCGAACTCGGCGCGGAATTCGGCTAGAGAGCGGCGGAGCTGTGCGTCCATGTCGGGGACTAGGTAGCCTCTGTCGCTCAGCATTTCGATGACGGTCCGCCGCGCGAGGTAGTAGCGGCGGCTATCGAGGCTGCCGTTTTCTACCAAGCTGTTGATGCACACTTTCTGCATTGTGGTTGATTTTTTGTTCTCTCACTTCCTCTCCCCCTCTGAAAGCAGTAAAAAAAGAGGAGGTACCGTACAGTTAGTTGGAGTAGCCAGTGATCACCCTTTCAGTTTTCCAAATTTAAATGTGCTgcgtgtttttattttatttttttctccctACATCCCCCAAAATTcatcaccatttgacccggcatgtattttaataaatgtaatagaaagtgagttgaaactGTTGGTGGTATATGTGtcctacttatatatattagttttataataaaatgtgagtatgaatgagttagtggaatgtagggtccactaccaaaaatggtaaaagtaaaaggtgacaaatttttagggacggacgaaaaaggaaataggtgacaaattttcagggacggagagggtacaattcaataaatacttaaaatgtgatttttatGCTTGCGGTGCAAATTAGCGTTTACTGTTTCATCACATGATTGTATTCAGTTTTGATTTATATGTTGATAATGAAAAAAAGTAGAATAGATAATGGGTTTATATGTTGATAATGAAAAAAAGTAGAGTAGAGTGGACTACAAATATGGTTTATGggctatgggtttatctcgctcatagtctctggactttaaaaatatcgtcagtaGTCCATGAACTAAGGATTTATTTCGAAATTGGTCATTTCGGCTATTTTTTATCCGAAAATGCCGTTTTGAACATTTGACCAATTTCGTCTTTTCACGTTTTAACTGTTTCAATATGATACTTATTATTTCAAtaatgtactaaatctgatattattttaaaattatcttcTTCTCTTTGCCATCCTTcacttattttttaatttcaatattagatttaacttttaaaaattaaatttaaaatttaaatttttaaataacaataaattattttaattaaaattattaatttatgcaTTCTTTCTCGTTTCATAGCTATATATAGAGAGATAAAACTATGCAACCAACTCACACAAAACTCTTtataataaatacataaattaataattttaattaaaaattatttattggtatataaaaatctaaattttaaatttaattttataaaattaaatctaatattgaaataaaaaacaaagtgAAAGATGGCAAGGGagaagaagataattttgaaataatatcagatttag
The genomic region above belongs to Salvia splendens isolate huo1 unplaced genomic scaffold, SspV2 ctg953, whole genome shotgun sequence and contains:
- the LOC121791886 gene encoding DNA-directed RNA polymerase V subunit 5C-like, with protein sequence MQKVCINSLVENGSLDSRRYYLARRTVIEMLSDRGYLVPDMDAQLRRSLAEFRAEFGDHPEADRLRITAHRVSNPSRKILVIFCEGFQTRKQNAVGILSQIANKERLDKVILVVQSKMNSHAQKVLDEYSVKVETFLIADLLVNISKHFLEPKYEILSPGEKDTLLKKHAIEDKKLPMMLESDAIARYYGFEKGQVVKVCYAGGIPHSLVSYRCVV